In the genome of Saccopteryx leptura isolate mSacLep1 chromosome 10, mSacLep1_pri_phased_curated, whole genome shotgun sequence, one region contains:
- the NR1D2 gene encoding nuclear receptor subfamily 1 group D member 2 isoform X1 gives MEVNAGGVIAYISSSSSASSPASCHSDGSENSFQSSFSSVPSSPNSSNSDNNGNPKSGDLSNIEGILKNDRIDCSMKTSKSSVPGMTKNHSGVTKFSGMVLLCKVCGDVASGFHYGVHACEGCKGFFRRSIQQNIQYKKCLKNENCSIMRMNRNRCQQCRFKKCLSVGMSRDAVRFGRIPKREKQRMLIEMQSAMKTMMNSQFSGHLQNDALVEHEQTALPGQEQLRPKPPLEQDNTKSSSPSSDFAKEEVIGLVTRAHKDTFLYNQEQRENSAETMQPQRERIPKNMEQYNLNHDHCGNRLSSRFPCSESQQNLNGQYKGRNMMHYPNRHAICLTDGHCVNFSNAYTQRVCDRVLIDGFSQNENKNSYLCNNGGRMHLVCPMSKSPYVDPHKSGHEIWEEFSMSFTPAVKEVVEFAKRIPGFRDLSQHDQVNLLKAGTFEVLMVRFASLFDAKERTVTFLSGKKYSVDDLHSMGAGDLLNSMFEFSEKLNALQLSDEEMSLFTAVVLVSADRSGIENVNSVEALQETLIRALRTLIMKNHPNEASIFTKLLLKLPDLRSLNNMHSEELLAFKVHP, from the exons GAGGTGTGATTGCCTATATCAGTTCTTCCAGCTCAGCCTCTAGCCCTGCCTCTTGTCACAGTGACGGTTCTGAGAACAGTTTCCAGTCCTCCTTCTCTTCTGTCCCATCTTCTCCGAATAGCTCTAATTCTGATAACAACGGTAATCCCAAAAGTGGTGATCTCTCCAATATTGAAGGCATTCTGAAGAATGATCGAATAGATTGTTCTATGAAAACAAGCAAGTCAAGTGTACCGGGGATGACAAAGAATCATAGTGGTGTGACAA AATTTAGTGGCATGGTGCTGCTCTGTAAAGTCTGTGGGGACGTGGCGTCGGGATTCCACTATGGAGTTCACGCTTGTGAAGGCTGTAAG GGTTTCTTTCGGAGAAGCATTCAACAAAACATCCAGTATAAGAAGTGCCTGAAGAACGAGAACTGTTCTATAATGAGAATGAATAGGAACAGATGTCAGCAGTGTCGCTTTAAAAAGTGTTTGTCTGTTGGAATGTCGAGAGACG CTGTTCGGTTTGGTCGTATTCCTAAGCGTGAAAAGCAGCGGATGCTAATTGAAATGCAGAGTGCAATGAAGACCATGATGAACAGCCAGTTCAGTGGCCATTTGCAAAATGATGCATTAGTAGAACATGAACAGACAGCCTTACCAGGCCAGGAACAGCTGCGACCCAAGCCCCCGCTGGAGCAAGACAACACCAAAagctcttccccctcctctgatTTTGCAAAGGAAGAAGTGATCGGCCTGGTGACCAGAGCCCACAAGGATACCTTTCTGTATAATCAAGAGCAACGAGAAAACTCAGCAGAGACCATGCAGCCCCAGAGAGAACGGATTCCCAAGAACATGGAGCAATATAATTTAAACCATGACCATTGTGGCAACAGGCTTAGCAGCCGTTTTCCTTGTAGCGAGAGCCAGCAGAATCTCAATGGACAGTATAAAGGAAGGAACATGATGCATTACCCAAATAGGCATGCCATCTGTCTTACAGATGGACATTGTGTGAACTTCTCCAATGCTTATACTCAAAGAGTATGTGATAGAGTTTTGATAGATGGATTTTCTCAGAATGAGAACAAGAATAGTTACCTGTGCAACAATGGAGGGAGAATGCATCTG GTGTGCCCAATGAGTAAGTCTCCATATGTGGATCCTCATAAATCGGGGCATGAAATCTGGGAAGAATTTTCAATGAGCTTCACCCCAGCCGTGAAGGAAGTGGTGGAATTTGCAAAGCGCATTCCTGGATTCAGAGATCTCTCTCAGCATGACCAGGTCAACCTTTTAAAGGCTGGGACTTTTGAG GTTTTAATGGTACGGTTTGCTTCATTGTTTGATGCCAAGGAGCGTACTGTCACCTTTCTAAGTGGAAAGAAGTATAGCGTAGATGACTTACACTCAATGGGAGCTGGGGACCTGCTAAACTCCATGTTTGAATTTAGCGAGAAGCTGAATGCCCTCCAGCTTAGTGATGAAGAGATGAGTTTGTTTACAGCAGTTGTCCTGGTATCTGCAG ACCGATCTGGAATAGAAAACGTCAACTCCGTGGAGGCTTTGCAGGAGACCCTCATCCGAGCACTAAGGACCTTAATAATGAAAAACCATCCAAACGAGGCCTCTATTTTTACAAAACTTCTTCTAAAGTTGCCAGATCTTCGCTCTTTAAACAACATGCACTCTGAGGAGCTCTTGGCCTTTAAAGTTCACCCCTAA
- the NR1D2 gene encoding nuclear receptor subfamily 1 group D member 2 isoform X2: protein MEVNAGGVIAYISSSSSASSPASCHSDGSENSFQSSFSSVPSSPNSSNSDNNGNPKSGDLSNIEGILKNDRIDCSMKTSKSSVPGMTKNHSGVTKFSGMVLLCKVCGDVASGFHYGVHACEGCKGFFRRSIQQNIQYKKCLKNENCSIMRMNRNRCQQCRFKKCLSVGMSRDAVRFGRIPKREKQRMLIEMQSAMKTMMNSQFSGHLQNDALVEHEQTALPGQEQLRPKPPLEQDNTKSSSPSSDFAKEEVIGLVTRAHKDTFLYNQEQRENSAETMQPQRERIPKNMEQYNLNHDHCGNRLSSRFPCSESQQNLNGQYKGRNMMHYPNRHAICLTDGHCVNFSNAYTQRVCDRVLIDGFSQNENKNSYLCNNGGRMHLVCPMSKSPYVDPHKSGHEIWEEFSMSFTPAVKEVVEFAKRIPGFRDLSQHDQVNLLKAGTFEVLMVRFASLFDAKERTVTFLSGKKYSVDDLHSMGAGDLLNSMFEFSEKLNALQLSDEEMSLFTAVVLVSAGREERREKRTSICSCMMCPDRGSN, encoded by the exons GAGGTGTGATTGCCTATATCAGTTCTTCCAGCTCAGCCTCTAGCCCTGCCTCTTGTCACAGTGACGGTTCTGAGAACAGTTTCCAGTCCTCCTTCTCTTCTGTCCCATCTTCTCCGAATAGCTCTAATTCTGATAACAACGGTAATCCCAAAAGTGGTGATCTCTCCAATATTGAAGGCATTCTGAAGAATGATCGAATAGATTGTTCTATGAAAACAAGCAAGTCAAGTGTACCGGGGATGACAAAGAATCATAGTGGTGTGACAA AATTTAGTGGCATGGTGCTGCTCTGTAAAGTCTGTGGGGACGTGGCGTCGGGATTCCACTATGGAGTTCACGCTTGTGAAGGCTGTAAG GGTTTCTTTCGGAGAAGCATTCAACAAAACATCCAGTATAAGAAGTGCCTGAAGAACGAGAACTGTTCTATAATGAGAATGAATAGGAACAGATGTCAGCAGTGTCGCTTTAAAAAGTGTTTGTCTGTTGGAATGTCGAGAGACG CTGTTCGGTTTGGTCGTATTCCTAAGCGTGAAAAGCAGCGGATGCTAATTGAAATGCAGAGTGCAATGAAGACCATGATGAACAGCCAGTTCAGTGGCCATTTGCAAAATGATGCATTAGTAGAACATGAACAGACAGCCTTACCAGGCCAGGAACAGCTGCGACCCAAGCCCCCGCTGGAGCAAGACAACACCAAAagctcttccccctcctctgatTTTGCAAAGGAAGAAGTGATCGGCCTGGTGACCAGAGCCCACAAGGATACCTTTCTGTATAATCAAGAGCAACGAGAAAACTCAGCAGAGACCATGCAGCCCCAGAGAGAACGGATTCCCAAGAACATGGAGCAATATAATTTAAACCATGACCATTGTGGCAACAGGCTTAGCAGCCGTTTTCCTTGTAGCGAGAGCCAGCAGAATCTCAATGGACAGTATAAAGGAAGGAACATGATGCATTACCCAAATAGGCATGCCATCTGTCTTACAGATGGACATTGTGTGAACTTCTCCAATGCTTATACTCAAAGAGTATGTGATAGAGTTTTGATAGATGGATTTTCTCAGAATGAGAACAAGAATAGTTACCTGTGCAACAATGGAGGGAGAATGCATCTG GTGTGCCCAATGAGTAAGTCTCCATATGTGGATCCTCATAAATCGGGGCATGAAATCTGGGAAGAATTTTCAATGAGCTTCACCCCAGCCGTGAAGGAAGTGGTGGAATTTGCAAAGCGCATTCCTGGATTCAGAGATCTCTCTCAGCATGACCAGGTCAACCTTTTAAAGGCTGGGACTTTTGAG GTTTTAATGGTACGGTTTGCTTCATTGTTTGATGCCAAGGAGCGTACTGTCACCTTTCTAAGTGGAAAGAAGTATAGCGTAGATGACTTACACTCAATGGGAGCTGGGGACCTGCTAAACTCCATGTTTGAATTTAGCGAGAAGCTGAATGCCCTCCAGCTTAGTGATGAAGAGATGAGTTTGTTTACAGCAGTTGTCCTGGTATCTGCAG